One region of Mucilaginibacter gotjawali genomic DNA includes:
- a CDS encoding stage II sporulation protein M — translation MREALFVKQGKEKWKGYEDLKNTGPDELAESFIQITDDLAYAKTFYPKSNTTKYLNGLASTFHQSIYKNKKEKTNRFVTFWSYELPLVFYKQRRALLYSFLFFMVFSLMGALSAKYDNTFVRLIMGDQYVNMTNANIAKGDPFGVYKQSNPFLMFVGIAANNIMVELMIFVMGIFFSVGSIYQLLKNGVMLGAFQYYFFSKGFGLQSILVIWCHGTLEISAIILAGGAGLAMGNGFLFPKTYSRFESLKKGAKDGLKIAIGLIPVFLTAAFFEGFITRKTDMPIWISIAILTGSFLFISWYVIIYPRHLNRKLNHNK, via the coding sequence ATGCGTGAGGCTTTATTTGTAAAACAAGGTAAAGAAAAGTGGAAAGGCTATGAAGATTTGAAAAATACCGGCCCGGATGAACTTGCCGAATCTTTTATTCAAATAACAGATGACCTTGCATACGCCAAAACGTTTTACCCAAAATCAAACACCACTAAATATTTAAATGGGCTGGCCTCTACCTTCCACCAATCTATTTATAAGAATAAAAAAGAAAAAACGAATAGGTTCGTCACCTTCTGGAGTTATGAATTGCCCTTAGTTTTTTATAAACAGCGGAGAGCGCTTTTATATTCTTTCTTATTTTTCATGGTTTTTAGCCTGATGGGTGCCCTTTCTGCAAAATATGATAACACGTTTGTGCGCCTGATCATGGGCGATCAATATGTTAACATGACCAATGCAAATATTGCCAAGGGCGATCCCTTTGGCGTTTATAAACAATCAAATCCGTTTTTAATGTTTGTCGGCATTGCTGCAAACAACATTATGGTTGAATTGATGATATTTGTAATGGGGATTTTTTTTTCGGTAGGGAGTATTTATCAGCTGCTAAAAAACGGCGTTATGCTGGGTGCATTCCAATATTATTTCTTTAGCAAAGGCTTTGGTTTGCAATCTATCCTGGTGATATGGTGTCATGGTACGCTCGAAATCTCTGCTATTATACTGGCAGGCGGTGCGGGGCTTGCTATGGGTAACGGCTTTCTTTTTCCAAAAACCTATTCAAGATTTGAATCTTTAAAAAAGGGTGCAAAAGACGGACTAAAAATAGCAATAGGCCTGATCCCTGTATTTTTAACCGCAGCTTTTTTTGAGGGTTTTATTACCCGCAAAACTGATATGCCGATATGGATAAGTATTGCTATATTAACCGGGTCGTTCTTGTTTATTAGCTGGTATGTTATTATATACCCCAGACACCTTAACCGAAAATTAAATCACAATAAATAA